The nucleotide sequence GTTGGTCGTCGAACTTGACCGGCAAGCCACGTGTGATTGCACCGTTGGGCGCGATCGCAAGTGCCAATGGCATGGGAGCCCGGCTGACGTCGAACTTCTTCACGATATCCGCGTTGCCGGCATCCGTGATTCGCACACTGATCGCATCGGCGACATCGTTCATCTGAGCAGTCGCCTTTTCGAAAACGGCCCGCATCGTCTGGGTTGGTTGGTCGGCCTGCTTCCAGAAATAGACGAACAAGTATTTTCCCTTCGCCGCCGCGTTCCGCATCGCCACTCCGGCGGGCCCCTCCGGGAAGCTCTCGGACGCCGAATCGGTGGCCGCTTGAATTGGATCGGCGGAGACCAGACACAGCACCGCCGCCGTGAAAGCGGCCAAAAGACGTGTCGTAATTGTCGTGCGTTTCATTTGAAATCCTTCGCTTGGTTGAAACGAAAACTCCCGGCGAAATGCCGGGGCTTGGGGAACGGCCGGCGACGGCATTGAATCCGTATATCCGCCTTGGCGGATATGGTTTGTATATTCGCTAAGGCGGATATGTGGTGTCCAGTCCAATTCCCTTGTTGTCGATGCGACCGATCTTGCCGGCACCTAGAAACGCAGCGTACGGTCCCATGAAACCCCGTCATTCACGGCATCAAATGGACTTTGCGGGGCGGGTCCGGTGACCAGACATCTTTTGGGGGAACGCACCTCCACTCTGGTTGTCCCTTGTTTCCATTCTGCGTTAACCAGCAAGCATCGACCGCAGCGTTTGGCTCAATTTCGCATCTCCAAAGCAGTTCCTTCGGGGGTGGTTTTTTTGACCACAAAGGGTGGTGCCTTCTCGCGTCTCAATGCTTAGGCAGCATTGAATGCTCATTTTGGGAATTGAAATAAGGGAAAACGCAAAGAATACGCAGAGTTTGCGGACCCCCAAGCCAAGTAAAGTGTTAACAGTTTTGCTGCCTGGCTTAGCTCAGGTGTTTATTTCGTGAAGGGCGACGGCCGTTCGAAAAGGCGTTCATTTTGAAAAGCAACGCATCAGCGATGCATTTGGTGTGGGGACAGCCTGCACCAGGTTGATGCAAATTCGGCGGCTCCCAACAGCATCCCCCGGAGACATTTTATGAAACGACTGACGGCATTTTCTCTTCTATTGGCTCTAGCAGCGGTTGGCTCACAGGCAAACGCAGCGCTGGTGAATATCACGGCACTCGACGTGCGTGGAACCGGCGTGTTCGGTCATGATCCGAATATCTCTGCAGTGACGATCAATGATGTGGCCCCTTCGGGCACTACAGTCGCTGATCCTCTGAACATTCAGCTGACGTATTCCAATCTGGATCTTGACGGCGATTCGACCGCGAACGACTCGGTCACCTTCACGCTGACCGCGGCGGGCGGCGGTGGTTCGCAACGTGCTTGGGGACAAGGAATCGATACAGGGTTCGGAAGCCTGAACAACGTCACTCTTTCGGTAAGCAGTGTTTCAGGCACCACGACCGACTTCGGCGATACCATCGTGTTCGATGGTTTTGTCGGCGCAAACGCAGGGCTTGGCGGAAACGGCGATTTTCAGCGAAACGTTGACATCAATGGAACCACCGTCAATTTGACAACCGCAAACACGGGCGCCTTCGAGTTTGTGACGAGGGGGATCGATTTCGCACCAACTTCCACCGTCTTGTTTGATAACTCCGGCGGTACCGGCGGCAGCATTGTTGCTCGAAGCTACGACTTGCAGTTCAGCACAGTCGCGGCCGTTCCCGAACCGTCGTCGTTTGCTCTGTTGGGGTTGTGCGGAGGCGCCGCTGTCTGGCGTCGACGACGAAAGTCGTCTGTCTGAACGCCTCAGGCACTTTCGTGGATCATTGTTCATGCGGGTCGGCTTAACGCCGGCCCGCTGACGCTCCGCTCTGAAAAGAACCCCGTCCCCTTTTGGCTACGGTTGGCACCAACGCATGCGTTTGGCGAAGTCGTTTTGGATCGCGACGCGGTGTCGGCTGACCGTTGTTCGGGGATCCACCGAATCGGTGGCGGTCAGGTCGCGGTACCATCCGTCGGGTTCACGCTGGAATTGACCGCCCCATCCGGGTTGCGTCGGATCGGACGGATCATTGCCACCGAGCGGCAAGAAGAACTGCCACGACGGTGTGTCGCCTTCTTTCAGGCAACCGTGTGGATTCGGGGCCGTCCAAGTCTTGGTCGGGTACTTTTCCCCCAGGGCCCCGCGTGACCGAACATGTTCGTCGATCCAACGACGACTGGTCAGCGATTCGTCCCCCGTCAAATACATCCCGCGAAACGTGGCGGTGCGTTTGTCTTGTCCCGGGGAAGCCTTTGACAAAACGTAGTGCATCCCCGGATACGTCTTCCGCATCCAATCGGCGATCCGGTCTTGATCGGCGATGTCATAGACGCGGAACTTCTTGACGAAAGCGGCCAGACCATCCATCCCACGATCCTGCTTGACCCGCCAGAGTGCCTGCGCCAAATCGGTTTGCCCGCCCCAGATCGCGATGTTCAGTGGGCGGTCCATCGAACCGGCATCGACGCACTGGATCAGCCACTTTGATCCGTCCGTGTCATGCGAGTCACCGATGTGTTCAAGCCCTCGAAAACGATTGCCCGAACGAACGACACCACGCAATGTGTCTGCCGTCGGCCAACCGCCATCGTGCCGCTTCAGATTCGGAAGCACGCGGTCGTAAGCATCAATGATCTCCAGAATCAGGTCCGTGCGTGTGATCGACTTCTTAAGCTCGCCGGGTGTGCCCGATGCACTGGCAACGATCGCTTCGATCTGAAATTCGTTGGCATACACCATCAATCGAACCAGCGACTGGGTATCATCGGGGTCGCCACCGATGTCCGTTAAAACGGCCAGCCTGGGGCGTTCTTCGCCGTTCGCGAATCCACACCAGACGGCCAGAACGACCACCAAAATCACTCGGCATATCGAAGGGTTTGTCATGGGATTCGATTCCGGTCGGGGGAGTGTTCGGGCGTCAGCTGTTCGCGACAATCGCCAAGTGTATGCCATCGGTCAGGGGAACGTGGGGGCTGACCAGGGATGCTCCCATACCGGTTGATCTTTCGCGGAAGCCGGATCGAACGGTTGTCGACGTGGGAGGCGATCGAGACACTGTCACGATCAGAAACCAAACCGTTGGAGCGAATCCGGCCGAGTCGGGAATACTGTGTTATGAAAAGTTTTGTTGCGATCCTTCTCTGCCTTCCGGTCGGCGTTGCTGTAGCGCAAACGCCGGCCGAACCAATCCGTAGCCAGGTGATCTCGACCGATGTCCCGGCAATTGTGTGTGCCGACCAAGCGGACAATCGCGTGTGTTTGGTCGATCCCTTCGCTGCGGATGGTGAATCCGCGTTGTTGTGGAGCTATCCGGCGGCTGACGATCCGCCGATGCAGTATGTCCCCACGGATGCCAAGCGTGTGGTGATGGATGATACGGTCATGATCCTGATCGCCTATCACGGTCGCGTGCGGCTGATTCGATTCCCTGATGCCAAGGTGATCAAGGATTATCCTTCGTACAGCAGTTGCCATTCCGCGGAACTGTTGCCCGATGGATTGATTGTCAGTGTGAACAGCAATCACGGGATGCTGCGATTGCATCGTTCCGCCGACGACTTCGTTGACCACGAATTGCCGTACGCTCACGGGATCACCTGGGACAAGCACCGTGATTGCCTTTGGGCTTTGGGCGATCGGCTTTATCGGTACCACTACCGCAGCGGAAACCTTTCACTTGACCGGGCGTTTGATTTGCCGCTTTCGCCGACGGGACACGATCTGTTCCCCTGCCGCAGCGAAGCCAAACTGTTGGTCAGCAACAACGATGCATTGTTCGCTTTTGATTTGGAAAGCGAACGGTTTGACCTGTTGTCCGACTTGGATTCGATCAAGAGCGCAAGTCAGCATTCCGACGGCACCATCTGGATCAGTGATCCCGAAAGAACAGAAATCGGGGCCAGTTTTCAAAGTGATTCCATTCGAATGGTGAATCCAAAAGGGACGCCGACCAGCTTCCGGGTTGATGGTGCACGCTTTTACAAAGCACGCTGGTGGCAGGACGTGGACTTTAGCTACTGAAACCCTTGCGGTGTTGCGCCGCCACACTGCCACCGTCCACAACCGTAGCTGGATGCGCCAGCATTCAGTCCTCCACATCCAGAACACTTTGAAGAATTAACACCCAATCCGTCGAACCTTCCGAATTCTCACCAGGCGGAGTGATCGGGACCTGGACCCGGTCAAACGGGGATCCAGCAGCGTTGTGGTACCGGCCGCTGACCGGATCAAACCACTGGGCTTCGATCTGTTCGCCGGTGAGTTTGCTCAGATCAATCGTCGAAGTTTTCTGAGTCGGGAAATAGGCAACCGCAAAACTGCCATCACGGGCGATCGCGCTGCTGGTGAAATCGGTCGTGCCTTCGTCGGCGCCCATGGTGACAAGATTGTTGACGTGATAAGGTTCCAACCGGTGCCAATCCAAACCTTTGAACATTCGTGCGAAATGTGTCATGTGACAACGACCGGGGGATAGGTCACATTCCATCAGGTCCTGCCACGGTTGATGCACTTTGTACGGCGCTTTTGAATGGAAGTGCCAAAGGCCTCGTCGGCCGTACGTGTAACCGCATGCGCCGCTGGTCATCGCCCAATACGCCGATCGCCGTATCTGTAGCGGTGTGGTCTTCGGCCACCGCTGACCCTCGAAGCGGTACTCATAGGCAAACTCGCCCAAGTAGGTCGGCTTGGTGGGTTGAAACTCGTAATCTCGTTTGATCAGCCGATATTGCTGGGCATGATTGGCGTCCTTGAACTGGACGAAATGGAAATCGCACCACGATTCTTTGCCAAAGAACTGGGAGCTGGGGTATCCGCCCTGTGAAAAGTACATGCAAAGAGCCTGTGGATGCGTGCGTTTCAGCGCGTGCCCCATCCAGTTTCCGATCTCAAAGCCTTTCAGGTAATTCGCGACGCGCTGTTTCGTTCGCGGATCAAAATCCGGGTTATAGTCGCCGCCGACTGAATAGATGACGTTGTCAAATTCACGAAACTGATTCGCGACAAAGGTGGCGTAGTTTTCGATCTCGGTCTGGCTGAGATCCGTGAACAGAGTTCCCCATGATTCGCCTCGCCATCCCATCCACGCAGGGATCAAATTCACGGCGATTCCCTTCTTCCGTGCGTAGGCGACGGTGTCTTTGATCTTCTGAAAGTGATCAAGGTCGGGATCAGTGATCTTGGTGCGATCAAAGGGCCCGTCGAAATAGATTGCCGCGTGAACAACGGAGAACTCCTTTTCCGCACAGTTGTCCAGGTAAAACTTGGCCTGTTCCAACGTGGTCGCTTCGTTCAGCATCCAGGCGGTGTCACATAGAAAGAAGAAGGGGGTTCCCTGCTGATCGACCAAATGCCGACCGTTGTGACTGACCCGCAGCGGGAACTGAACCGCCGACGCATGTGAGCAAGAGAGGCTGAGGACGATCAGCCCCAGGAACGTTGCACGCATCGGAATACTGTACATGGATGGCTCTCGTTTGAAGATTTCGCTGGAAGCGAACGATGAAGTGAAAAGGCGTGGGCCACCAAATCGCCCCAGGGAAGCCTTTCTACTTCA is from Crateriforma conspicua and encodes:
- a CDS encoding DUF6528 family protein, with product MISTDVPAIVCADQADNRVCLVDPFAADGESALLWSYPAADDPPMQYVPTDAKRVVMDDTVMILIAYHGRVRLIRFPDAKVIKDYPSYSSCHSAELLPDGLIVSVNSNHGMLRLHRSADDFVDHELPYAHGITWDKHRDCLWALGDRLYRYHYRSGNLSLDRAFDLPLSPTGHDLFPCRSEAKLLVSNNDALFAFDLESERFDLLSDLDSIKSASQHSDGTIWISDPERTEIGASFQSDSIRMVNPKGTPTSFRVDGARFYKARWWQDVDFSY
- a CDS encoding DUF1593 domain-containing protein produces the protein MTNPSICRVILVVVLAVWCGFANGEERPRLAVLTDIGGDPDDTQSLVRLMVYANEFQIEAIVASASGTPGELKKSITRTDLILEIIDAYDRVLPNLKRHDGGWPTADTLRGVVRSGNRFRGLEHIGDSHDTDGSKWLIQCVDAGSMDRPLNIAIWGGQTDLAQALWRVKQDRGMDGLAAFVKKFRVYDIADQDRIADWMRKTYPGMHYVLSKASPGQDKRTATFRGMYLTGDESLTSRRWIDEHVRSRGALGEKYPTKTWTAPNPHGCLKEGDTPSWQFFLPLGGNDPSDPTQPGWGGQFQREPDGWYRDLTATDSVDPRTTVSRHRVAIQNDFAKRMRWCQP
- a CDS encoding PEP-CTERM sorting domain-containing protein, which codes for MKRLTAFSLLLALAAVGSQANAALVNITALDVRGTGVFGHDPNISAVTINDVAPSGTTVADPLNIQLTYSNLDLDGDSTANDSVTFTLTAAGGGGSQRAWGQGIDTGFGSLNNVTLSVSSVSGTTTDFGDTIVFDGFVGANAGLGGNGDFQRNVDINGTTVNLTTANTGAFEFVTRGIDFAPTSTVLFDNSGGTGGSIVARSYDLQFSTVAAVPEPSSFALLGLCGGAAVWRRRRKSSV
- a CDS encoding apiosidase-like domain-containing protein, producing the protein MYSIPMRATFLGLIVLSLSCSHASAVQFPLRVSHNGRHLVDQQGTPFFFLCDTAWMLNEATTLEQAKFYLDNCAEKEFSVVHAAIYFDGPFDRTKITDPDLDHFQKIKDTVAYARKKGIAVNLIPAWMGWRGESWGTLFTDLSQTEIENYATFVANQFREFDNVIYSVGGDYNPDFDPRTKQRVANYLKGFEIGNWMGHALKRTHPQALCMYFSQGGYPSSQFFGKESWCDFHFVQFKDANHAQQYRLIKRDYEFQPTKPTYLGEFAYEYRFEGQRWPKTTPLQIRRSAYWAMTSGACGYTYGRRGLWHFHSKAPYKVHQPWQDLMECDLSPGRCHMTHFARMFKGLDWHRLEPYHVNNLVTMGADEGTTDFTSSAIARDGSFAVAYFPTQKTSTIDLSKLTGEQIEAQWFDPVSGRYHNAAGSPFDRVQVPITPPGENSEGSTDWVLILQSVLDVED